TGGTGTCATTTGGATTCTGTGAGTTACATTACTGGGTTGTGTGACATCACCTAGCAGAGCTCTATAGTTTGTTCAAAATTCACAATAATGTCAATCCTTACAGCCTAAAGGGAAAGTCCATGAAGTGTAGGTGGCAATCATTTGGGGGTATTTTGATGGTAGAACATTTCAAAAACCTTTCCTAATAACCATAACTCTCAcatgtgagatgtgtgtgtgccctgATGAAGACTGTTGAGTCAAAATGTGTGGGTTGCTACTTCTACTTATAAACTCTCCCCTAAGATGGAAAGGACAGAAATGATTGTatgttttaaatagttttacCAGTTTACCAGGTTGACAGTCAGTCACATATATTGCCATTCTTACTAAAAGGGATAGGCAGCCCAAGACAATGTAATATTTGGTCCTATTCATTGAATATTTTGTGTGGAAACTGTGAATTCACTATTTTCTATCTAAAAAATACACCTGTTTGTGCCCCCACAAACAGAACATCGCAATGTTGAGCTGCCTGTCCTGTCCTTTCTGCTCACCTCACCTTTTTAAAGGGCTCATTCTAGTGTGGTTGCCTTTCAATAATTTCAAGTGTAACACAGTATTGACTGATTTGAACATAGACAGcccacagtctttttttttgtttgtttctgtttttttacaacTGTCATTTGAATGTTTGACACGTTTTTCTGTCCGTTTCTGCACAATTTATATCACCTGATGATGTTGAGAATAGCTGTTAGGACTTATGGCCATGCAGTAAAGGATTTCACATTTCAGTCACTATCTGTGACACATTTCAGTGGTTAGATTTTATTATAATCACATGTTTGTCTTTGCAGTGACCTCGTTTTCCTTATCACAATCAGATCAGGAACAGACTTGAATTCTTTGAATAGATTTTGAAGTGAAATGATTGGTTTTAATTTGTGcaaaaataatgatatttgCTGTCTTGAAATTATTAGTGCTTCAGGGACACAAGTGAGTGGTACTCCCTAAGTGGGCAATGTCACGGGTTcccacccctccccctcctggGGAGATGTCGAGTGGACCTGTGGCAGAAAGCTGGTGTTACACACAGGTATGGGCATAACGCAACTCCTTTTGTATACATAACAAAGATGAcagatttcactgtgtttcagaTGCAAACTGATTATGTTTTAGCTTATTAAATAAtgatttgctttgtttgttctcACACTATCTTTGAATAATAGATCATTTACTCATACAACCCTGgataacaaaaacaagttttagAAAGCCTGGATTTGGCTCTTATTCATTCCttacaattatattttttactaatttccctCCTTAATTTGAATGGCCTTTTCATAGTATGCAGTGTGTCATATAGTGAGTCTTGATAGGAACGGATGGAATGTTAAGATTCAACTCTTGAAATTAGGGCTAAACATTATTTACAAATCGGAATTGCAATGTTTAATAATGCAATTAACAAATCACAGAGCTTGCAGTTTCGGATACGTTTTACATCATTTCTGACTTATGGTTTATACTATTTTAGTTTAAGTAATGTTTTTCTATATCGTTTAAGTTCTTCTTGAGTTAGAGTATAGaatatttattgtattgcaTGTGATAATGCTTCATGTAGTATAAGTATTACAACATGAATGTTGAACAAATGCTTGACTTAAAGACATTATCTGACCAGTTGTGCTGCAGGGTTAGAACAGTAAAGTGAACATGCTGATTTAAACGTTTTTCAGTTCAAACGATGTAAACCATGTCTTACCACAGTAAAACAATGTTGctggaaaaaagggaaaaggagAGATTTAGTTTGATggttctttgtgtttcttttgctgGTTCCAAGGTCAAAGTTGTGAAGTTTTCCTACATGTGGACCATAAACAACTTCAGTTTTTGCAGAGAAGAAATGGGAGAGGTATTGAAGAGCTCAACCTTCTCCTCTGGtccaaatgacaaaatgaaatggTTGGTACTTAATTTGAATTTCTCACTGGGCTTAATCACAATGTCTCCCTAGCTTTTTTGGtctatgaataaatgttttacaaTTTATATTAATACTTGAAgacatttgtttgcttttaaatgtatgtaatgaACAATTGTTTGTCCTTTTTGAAATTTCTCAATCTCATGAAATGtcttttgaaaacatttgtgttgcCGTGCCACATAAATGACTTTctcaaaacaagacaaagtcACCCCTGAAGTCATATTGTTTTGACAAGTGATAAAAGTAGCGATGACTATCTGTCTTCTGAAGTTTTGTAAGATTACTAATGTGCAACGGCATCTGTTTACTTTTTAGGTGTCTGCGAGTCAATCCAAAGGGACTTGATGATGAAAGCAAAGACTATCTCTCACTGTATTTACTACTTGTTAgttgtccaaaaagtgaagTCCGAGCGAAGTTCAAGTTTTCGTTGTTGAACGCTaagagagaggagacaaaagCGATGGGTGAGTGCAAGCTTTTGGAAACGTCATTTCATCCACTTGTACTTTGTATTTGATGCTCTTTTGTATCACCACTTATGTGTTGCTTAGCAATTAACAGACTTTTTGTTCTATTCTTGTCATTACAGAAAGCCAAAGAGCATACAGATTTGTCCAAGGTAAAGACTGGGGCTTCAAAAAATTTATAAGGAGAGATTTCCTCCTTGATGAAACCAATGGACTCTTACCCGATGACAAGCTCACCCTCTTTTGTGAGgtaaatgtttttctgttgctttttttgggatgttttttaggtgaatcattttggacaataacTGATTTTCCTCTAAAGTAAATGGCATTCTCTCTGCAAATGTTATCCACGAGAAATTATCAAAACtgcatttgtgtatttattttcattatttcatcagCCACCTGCTGTTAAGTTTAAGTATTATATACCTGTATTGTTACTGAGctactgctgtgttttgtgtatACAATTCATAACATTTTTCACATCAAGTCCTTTCATCAAAAGCCGATCATTGTTAAATTGAACCATTTAAATCTCTTGCGTTACCTGCAGTGAAGTATCAAGGCTTAAAGTCCATTTAAATACAACTGTTTGATGGCATTTCCCTCAAATTATATTGTCTTGGGTAACAAAATGATCTGTCCTCCTCCCGTCATTTACGTTGACGATAATTTAATTCAACGTGTCAAGAAGAATAAATGTCTCTCAAAATGTTCTTTCAAAGGGAAGAGTTCAATTAAGTTCCATTAAATTGTGAGGGAAAATGCAATTGGCTGAATACTTTGTGTGTAGAGCACTTCCAGaaagatttatttataattaaagacaaaatgtattttcttgcaTTAGGTGTTTCAGGAaagttgttttgcatttttgcaaCCAACACACCCTCCCACTGTAGGATAAATGAAAATGCACATTAAAAAGATTATCCTTCAGTGCAGtgagacacattttcttttcacctGTCTTTATGCTTGAAGCTGCTTCAGCTTGTGATCCTCTCTCTTTTGGCTCTCATTTCCAGGTAAGCGTTGTCCAAGACTCCGTCAACATTTCGGGCCAGTCCAACATGAATATGCTGAAAGTACCCGAGTGTCAGCTATCTGATGACCTAGGGAATCTATGGGAGTGTTCACGCTTCACAGACTGCAGTCTTTATGTGGGAGGACAGGAGTTCAAAGCTCACAAATCCATCCTTGCAGGTAAGCCTGCCCTTGACCTCTTTTGGCTTGTACCATTACAACTGAATTGGAATGGTCCTCTGGTCTTCACGTGTTAAATGTATAGAGAAATGTCTAAAAGGAGTTGTTAGAGAGGATTAACTGGCACTGAAGGAGCAAAGTTGTTATCGAATTGGTGTAATAAAATTTGAATAAAGAGTATTTAGCAAGCTGTAAGCTGGACAGAATCCTCTAAACTGGCCAGTTAGAACCATAAGCACCTGGAAAGGCTGTGGCGAGTCTGTATTTCTTCCCGAGTTCTGCACTGGGTGTTAATCCACCTCACTGCTCATGCTTGCTCCTGCTTGGCCCTGCTGATTGTAGGATCTGGAAGATTGAGAGGCTGGCTCTCCTCTTCAGCTTGTCTCCATTAGACATGGTGACAACTGCAATAGTGAGGGGGGAAATGCTGACAAAGTGTCCACTCAAAAGATTTTACAGTATTTTCGAGCCACAATACTTCAGTTGTAATAGTCCATGTTTTTTGTGCACTTTATCTATGTGAGACAGCTGTGTCTTATTATATGCTGGTCTATCAAACACTCTATTTAATATTGTACTTATTTTACAAGCAAACCATATTGAAATGTGATTGAATAAATGGCATAAACATCATAagtaatgaaaataaacctATTCATGTAACACAACTCACTAAGTCCTGAACAGATTCTCATCTTGAATCCACTGACACTCTTTGCAATTTTGCTTTGTAGAGGCTCGTCAAAATGAaatttcagacaaatcattacGAATTCTGCAAGATTCCATGTTAAACATCTGAATCAATTTTTATTGCACAATtacttctgtattttctgtatCATGGAAGTTATAGGGCCCTAATAATGTTACTAAGTCTTTTTGAACACTGATTTTGTGTTGCTAACATGCTTAGTGTGATGTTGGCTTGTCATTATTAacagtgtcttttctttttgacagcAAGGTCACCTGTCTTTAATGCTATGTTTGAACATGAAATGGAAGAAAGTAAAAAGGTAAGAATAAATAAGTGCTGTTATTCCCTAGGTTATGTTCTTCTTTCCTATACTATCCTCCACTAAGGAGGTTATATTTTCAGcctcatttgtttctttgtctgacTGTGAGTAGACTCCAAAAAGTAAAGTGAAAGATAGATTGAGAAACTTTGGTGGAGTTCTGAACTCTCTGAGTGCTTCCTCTAGGTTTTCTGTTCTTCTGGCTTTAATTTCCAAGCTCTTGTGAGTTGTCGAGTAACTCTTCGTCTTGCTTGCAGAACCGCGttgacatcagtgatgtggacccAGACGTCTTTAAGGAAATGATGGGCTTCATCTATACAGGAAAGGCCCCAAACCTGGAGAAGATGGCAGACAATTTGCTGGCTGCTGCAGACAAAGTAAGTACACAAGGCATATTTTAGTACATGTTTGCCACACACTTTAAAAGGGAAAACTGTTCCTCACATTTACAAATACtggtgtgtgatttttttttttttttttttttttttttttttttttttaaatgtttataatcAAATCGAAATTCAACtttactagagctgaaacgattaatcgattactaaattaatcgacaactattttgatgattgaataatcggtttgaagctttttccatgattaaaacaagatttccgattgtttaagcttcttaaatgtgaatattgtcttaaTTTATTTGCTTTGGATatcaaagaaaatcaaagtcaatcattttggtttgtggacaaaacaagacatttgagaaaatcatcttttccaggtttgacgaacattttttgaaggttttctgatattctgaacactaaacgattaatcgagaaaataatcgacagattaatcgattatgaaaataatcgttagttgcagctctaaacatTACATAAATCTACGAGGACGTTAGTTGGTGATATTTCTGTGGGAATGTGGCAATATTGAAAATGTCTTATCTGGGTGTGAACACATTTTATAACCTCACTTgagtaattttcttttttataaagtGAATGATGACAATAGACAGTTCAGTATAacattgtcaaaaaaatgtgcAGATGTTCCTGAGGGCATAGGTTTAAAACATGAGACTTGAACTTTATGGCTGCAACGAGTATTTGATGAATCtgcaattattttgacaatCAACGAATTAGTTGAtggttttttcaataattagatttaattgataattgatttttcagcttctttaatgtgaatattttctgatgtcCTTGCTCGatataacaaatacatcattaaaactgtatcattttggtttgtggacaaattggacaaaaagacatttgtaaTTAATACAAATGTCTTGAAAACTTCTTATCAAGTTGttcagcagagggcgctgtgagtgCAGCTTGGCCTGCATTCATGGCATCTTTGctcatcagaagaagacaaaagtAATGTGTCGTTTTTTGGTGAAAATAGGAGACAGATAAACCTCTTAAGTTGACAGTCACAACACCAAAGTATCTTGAAAGCATTATGTGGAAGTGTCTCTGCGGGGTTTCCTTCAGGTCCTTGAAATACGATGTTTTGGGCACtgtacactgtctctctccctctctctctctctgcgctgCTCACGTGAGATTCCATATAGAACAAtgagtgtgtaacattaagcaagagagagTAAATTACGTGATGCCTGGAAAATgcaattccaagatctctggctcatcAAAGAAAGTTAGAAAGACTGGCTTGtctttgaaaagtccttgaatttgatgtcaaccaaggtttGGGGACCTGGTTTTGAGCTCGGGGGCCACGCAAGACTATCACAGTTAAGTTGTGTGAACAGAATAGTTTCACAAGACTTATGTATAGGGTACAGGAAGTgtcatattaatatatattctCTTTCAAATGAGAATCAATAGGAATCGCAAAAtcgattttttttatttatttattttttaacctaGCCCTACCTGTAGCTGTAGCAGAGTGTGACCTTTGTTTAATATTACCCGAGGCTTGACGTAATTGGTTATTTTTATTCAGTGcctcatttttatttgctcCTATTCCGATCTCTCTGCCTGGTTCACGGCACGTGGAGGACGACACTCGTCGGTCTTTGTGCAGAATATATGTGTAAATGCTCTGGTATCAAATAACCTGTTTAGCAAATAAGTAGACAAGTAACATTTTCACTATTTCACTACACTTAGGTTTAGTCTACCACCTcaatccctctctcttttttctgtcagcctcacagcaggagtctgctcttttctcttctttctctctaaaCTTCAGTAgaaatattatttcttttactacCAGTAACcttttttggaaaataaatTGTCTGTTCTCTTGGCTAAGTTACAATCGGATTGTGAATTTGCAGACACTCGATTGTAAAAAGATGGGATGAGAATCCCATCGGGACATCCCTGTTAGAAACTATTAGTTAAATGATGAACTTGTTTTTGGGAAACTTTTAATATTAATGCCTGTCCACACTCATAGTAGTTATTGCTAAATGTAGTAGAATTGTGTTGAGATACTGGTATTTTTTGTCTTCATTCCAAGTGAAGGCataattataaacaaacaaaaaaacaactcatatTGCATACTGTAGTGTTTCTTTATACTAATTGTATAGAGACAAACCAGAAACCATGGGCATCCACACTGAATCCGCAATGTAACCGCTGTTTATTGTGCACCCCTTCACCCGCCACCCCCAGTACGCTTTGGAGCGTTTAAAGGTCATGTGTGAAGAGGCCCTGTGCAACAGCCTTTCAGTGGAGAATGTGGCCGACACCCTCATCCTTGCAGACTTGCACAGTGCCGAGCAGCTCAAAGCACAAGCCATAGATTTTATCAACAGGCAAGtatcgcaaaaaaaaaaaaaaaacctccaatGATAAATTTCTGCTGCCATTTCTGTTTACCAGCCCTGAATGCTTACCTTTTTATCTCCTTGCCATAGGTGCAGTGTCCTGAGACAGCTGGGCTGTAAAGATGGAAAGAACTGGAATAGCAAGTATGTAATTAGCTGATATATGTGACACAAGATTAATAACACACTCTTATCTCTCCCGCCAACCAGATGCATTAGAATTCATTGTTTTAGCCCAGGCAGACGGAGTGCTATTTGCCTTCTCAGTTTGAAGCGCCATATCTTTGTATCCGTGTTATTAATAGACTCATACCTGCATAAACTCTGGAAATGGAATATTTGTGGAATTTTAA
This genomic interval from Solea solea chromosome 2, fSolSol10.1, whole genome shotgun sequence contains the following:
- the spopla gene encoding speckle-type POZ protein-like A, whose translation is MSRVPTPPPPGEMSSGPVAESWCYTQVKVVKFSYMWTINNFSFCREEMGEVLKSSTFSSGPNDKMKWCLRVNPKGLDDESKDYLSLYLLLVSCPKSEVRAKFKFSLLNAKREETKAMESQRAYRFVQGKDWGFKKFIRRDFLLDETNGLLPDDKLTLFCEVSVVQDSVNISGQSNMNMLKVPECQLSDDLGNLWECSRFTDCSLYVGGQEFKAHKSILAARSPVFNAMFEHEMEESKKNRVDISDVDPDVFKEMMGFIYTGKAPNLEKMADNLLAAADKYALERLKVMCEEALCNSLSVENVADTLILADLHSAEQLKAQAIDFINRCSVLRQLGCKDGKNWNSNHATDIMETAGWKSMIQSHPHLVAEAFRALASAQCPPFGLPRKRLKQS